The genomic interval TTTTTGGCAAACAAAGTATTGCCCTGCATCGCCATTGCTAAGAACTGGCTCATTTCGCCAAGAATTTTTTGGTGCTCCTCAAAATGCTCCATGTAACCTTGAAAATGAAGCTCTTTCATCAAGCGCTCTTCGTTAGCAAAATGCTCTTTCGTATGGTGGATCAGCGCGCTAAACGATTCCGTAAAATGAGTGTAGTCAAAAGAGCTTAACAGTTCGTCACACTGAAGATGGTAGGTATCGAGTTCGGGGCAGTTCAGGCTCAGCATCTATCACTCCTTTTTCACACAGTATACCCAAAAGGAGCGATAGATGAAGGTTATTTTTTGTGCGTCACGCCTTTGCCAAACGGTTTGAAAAAGACCACTAAAAACGGTGAGAAGAGAAGATCGGAGACAATCGCCGTTATCAAAACGATGACCGTTAAAAGTCCGAAGATAAGGGTGGGGATGAAGTTGGATGTCACCATCACCAAGAAGCCTACAATGGTAGCCAACGAGTAGTAAAACATACCAAAAGCAATCGTTCCGTGTGCTCGGTGCATCGAAGCGATGTAGTCACCATCAATTTGAAGCTCTTCACGGAAGCGGTAATAGTAGTGAATCGTATTGTCCACCGTAATGCCCAGCGCAATCGACGCAATTGTAATGCTCATCATATCAAGAGGAATGTTAGCAAACCCCATGATGCCAAAGATGACACTTACAGGAACCATGTTGACGGTCATCGCCAAAAGTGCAATTTTTAAAGAGCGGAAGAGGAACAAAAACATAGCGCCCAAGGAGAGTACCGCCAACCCAAGGGTCGAAATCTGTGAGGAGAAGAGGGATTGAAGCATGTTGTTATACAGCACCATCATGCCCACAAGATGATAATTTTGCGGATCAAGCCCGACCTCACTCTGCAACCCTTTTTGAATACTCTCCAACAGCTCAGAACGCCTGAGCTCTGGGTTGGAGTCTACAACACGCACCACAAAACGCGCTTCGTCATGCTCAATATTGATATACGGAGAGAGTAAAATCTTTTTGTATCGCTCAGGCAGTTCATTGTACAAAAGAGCTAGCTCAAAGTTGTCAAAATCGTTGCCATTTTTAACGATGCGCCCTACTTTTGCAAGCGTTCCAAGTGAGGAGACATTGCCAATTTCAGGTAACGAGAGCAGATAGTCGTGGACTTTTAAAATAGTCTGCATTTTCTGCGCCGTGAACCAATACTGTGCTTCGTTGTTCATGGCATTGAACTCCTCTTCAAACCCATCGATAGCAGAAGCTGCGTCCTCATTGTTTTCTTTCTGCGCAGGTGCTTTTGGAAATTTAACCACAATTTCTAAAGGAGTCGTTCCACCTAAATTGTTGTCAATCTTCTTCATCCCTTTGTAAATCTCAGTACTCTTTTTAAAGTAGTTGATAAAACTGTTTTCAACCACCAACCGAGATGCCCCAAGAATACTAAATAACCCAAGAGCGATGGCCACTGTTACAATGATTCGGCTGTGATGTTCTACAATTTTGGCGAAGGTTTCATTGAGGGTAAAGGCTTTGTCAAACACCAAAACGGGTGGCTCTTTTTTGAAAAGCATCATCATCGCAGGGAAAAGGGTATAGGTCACGATTAAAGAGATGGTTACACCAATGTTCATCATCGTACCAAGATCGATGATCGGCAAAATACCACACGTCATCAGCGAACCAAAGCCCGCAATAGAGGTTAAAATGACAAAGATGGAAGGAATACTCATACGCTCAAAGACAATGCCTAAAAGCTCTTTTTGTGACGCATCAGGGTAGAGCGCATACTCTTCTCTGTAGCAGACGATGAGATGGATGACCAACGAAAGTGTCGTGATAAGCTGCATCGCCACGTAGTTGGAGGAGATAACCGTGACTTCAAGCCCTAAAAGAGCATTGATGCCTGTAGTAATGACCACAGCGCTGATCGAGACGATAATGGGCAAAACCACAAAGCGAATTTGACGGAAGATAATCCACAAAATGGCAATCATAATGACTAAAATAGCAATACCGTAAATCTTGATGTCATCTTTCACAAAGCTGATCATGTCATCCGCAATCATGATAACTCCACCCAAGAAAAGATCCCCCTCGCCTTTGTAAGGTGCAATGGTTGCTCTCACCGTTTCAATCAGACGATGCGTCTCATCACGGGTACTATCACGATACGCTTTAAACGCTTTCTTGGCAGCTTCATACTGGGTTGTTTCCTCTTGAGTGAGAGCTCTTTCTTGCTCTAAAAGAAGGTATTTGTTGCGATTTGTGAGTAACTCAGTGTAGGTGAAATCATCTTTAAGATTGACCACAATCGCCGTTGTTTTAAAATCTTCACTGACAAGATTTTGCGCATACAAAGGGCTTGTGGTCAGCTCTTTTTGCACTAAGGCTTTGTCAATACCAGGCGATTCAAGTGTTTGAACATTGCCAATGAGCTCTTGAATCGGTCGAGGGGGACTTTGCAAAAGTGGGACATCTAACAAAGATGTGACGCTCTCAACACCTTCAATTTTGAGCAAAGAGGCTTTGAGATTTCGAATGGTGGAAAGCGTGGTATCGGAGAGTAGAGACTCTTTAGGACTAAACGAGATGACTAAATAATCGGGACTGATGTAACGAGCATGCACTTCGCGTGTGAGCTTAAGGTCTTGATCATTTTCAAGCAACAGTGTCTCAGCCGAAGCATCAATGCTCAAATATTGCGCGTAATAGCCAAAAATGCCCGTAAGAATCGTAACAGCGAACAGTACGGCTTTAAAGTGCTTTGTAATAAAATGGGTATAGTGTTTTAACATTCTGATTCAACTTTCTTCTCAAAATATACATGTAAAGGCAAACGCACAGGCTCTCAGTCCCACTCAGTCCCACACCTGTTTTTTCATTATCAGAAGAGGCTGTACCTTTTGTTTCAATATCAATTGATTTAACCCAAACTGCTAGTTAAACAGAAGAGCTTTTTTGTCATCACTAAGCTTCAAAAAGCAGTTGATAGCATACGCAGTGATGAAAAGTCTAAGCTTTGTTAAAAAGCCACCAATGGTTGTAGCCTTAATCACTTTACCAAACTTAGCAGTGATCATAGAAAAGGCAGTTTCAACACCTTTTCTAATTCTACGCTTGGTAAAATACTCTTCTTTGTTTTCTTGTTGCATGTTGTTACGCCCAATGGGTGAAAGTACAATCTCAAACTGTTTTAAAAAAGCTTCTAACTTTGATGAAACATACCCTTTATCTCCAATCGTGATTGATTTTTGGGGTAGATAGTGCATAAATTGATACCCCGCCGTAACATCGTGTATGGAGCCTTCTGAGATATGTACCATTACAGGCTCTTTATCGGCTGTGACTACCATATGGACTTTAAGCCCATAAAAGAATCTTCCTTTGGATGCATTATACCCCTTCAAAGATGGATCACTCCACAATCTGACTCTGCTTTGCCTTGTGATTTGGCACAATTCAACAGGAAAAGAATCAACAGAGTAAATCTTTGCACCGTTTAATCGCTGAAACAATGAGCCTAAAAACAAAAAAAGTGTGGACAACACGTCATTTATTTTTACTAAGCGGCGCAAAAATCTCGTGTAGTCAATCTCTTTCACCAAGTGCATCATCTTAACATACTGATGTGCTTTGAAATAGTTGCCATTAAAATCATTCACTGCCATATACCCGATAAGCAGCACTTCTGCATTACTAATCTTAGCTCTAACATCATCTTTTATCCCTGATACCTTCAAATACTCATCAATTAAACAATAAACGGCTATAATATCTCGATCCATAATCTCGCCTCCCACGGCTTTCTATGGAGTTTAAAGCAACTTTCAAACCATCTTCTCAACTAGCAGTTTGGGTTGATTTAAGATAAAAAGAGACTTTTAACGCATCGTAAAAGAGGTCAAGTGCCAGTTTTTCACCAATCATATAGTCTAATTTATCAAGATTATACCCCTCATCAATCGCTTCATCAATGATGTAATAGGTATTAAATTTATTGTAAAAAACACCAAGAGACAACGCCCAATTGAAACTTTTTGTGGGTTCATAATTGAGCAATGAACTCTCATGCGCCCCTATAAAATTTCCAGTGGTGATAAAACTGCGCATAGGAATACTGCTCAGCCTCAAAGAGGTGCCTACTAACGTTCCCGTGTAAAAATTTCCCAGATCGGCTTTGATATGTGTCGTAAGATCTAGGCTTAAATCTTGAATCGAAATAGGATCTGTTTTATAACCAATATTATACGAAGCTCCATAGGTAAATTCATCATCCAACTGGTTATCCCAGCCCTCTGGTTTATCAAATCCAAACACCGAATGAAAGCTTTTTTGTAAGGTGTCGGCTTGTGCAAAGGGACCAACCATGCCGATATTCACACCCACTTCATGAAAGAAATTTGCAGATGATTTGTAAGCCAACATGTTTAAGGCGACATAACCAGCATAAGGAGAATCATTTAGATCTCTTGTACGGATGTCTTTGTTTTCAGGTGTAAAAATCGCATGTGAGATCGAAAAAGCGACATTTTTGTGTTCTAAATCAATAAAAGGCAACAGATCAGGAAACGTCGTATCATGTTCACTCATCCAAGTAAAATACATCCCATTAGTATAATGATGGTCTTGCCCAACCATAGCATCATTTTCCAAAACAAGCGACGCGGTGTCCGCATAGACCCAAGAAGTAATTAAAAATAAAAAACTTTTTTTTACTAAACCCATTTTCACTGTTGCCCCCAATAATATTAAATCATGCTAAACCGTGTATTATAGCAAAATTGTCCTATTTTAAGAAATTTCTCAGCATTAAATACCTTGAAATAGGCACATTGACGTTTTATCTTCATGGATAGCTATGCCAATGACGCTGGAATGAAAAAAATCAGGGGGAAATAAAAGGTGGCGGACAGAGAGAGATTTGAACTCTCGGTCAGGTTACCCCGACGCATCCTTAGCAGGGATGTGGTTTCAGCCGCTCACCCATCTGTCCATTAAAAAGTAGAGTGAAAGTATAGCAAAAGTATCTAATAAACGGCTTAAGAGCGTTTTCTTAAGCCGTTTATCGCTTAAACATAAGCGGCATCGTGTGATTTTAAAAGCTTTTCAAGCAATTTCTGAAGCTTTTGGACACTGGCTTGATCTGTTTTTTTCGCCTCTTCAATCTTGTTTTTAAGCATTACAATCAGCTCAACACCTTCAATTAAATGCATGGGGTACTCCTTTTAGATCGGTATTTGATCTAAAAAAAGCAAAATTTATTCCCCCAAAGGCGTTGTCGTTACAACAGGATGTTTAATGACCCCT from Sulfurospirillum multivorans DSM 12446 carries:
- a CDS encoding bacteriohemerythrin, yielding MLSLNCPELDTYHLQCDELLSSFDYTHFTESFSALIHHTKEHFANEERLMKELHFQGYMEHFEEHQKILGEMSQFLAMAMQGNTLFAKNYIKNGVGDRLDLHIRNIDSQLAMFLKTQA
- a CDS encoding efflux RND transporter permease subunit; the encoded protein is MLKHYTHFITKHFKAVLFAVTILTGIFGYYAQYLSIDASAETLLLENDQDLKLTREVHARYISPDYLVISFSPKESLLSDTTLSTIRNLKASLLKIEGVESVTSLLDVPLLQSPPRPIQELIGNVQTLESPGIDKALVQKELTTSPLYAQNLVSEDFKTTAIVVNLKDDFTYTELLTNRNKYLLLEQERALTQEETTQYEAAKKAFKAYRDSTRDETHRLIETVRATIAPYKGEGDLFLGGVIMIADDMISFVKDDIKIYGIAILVIMIAILWIIFRQIRFVVLPIIVSISAVVITTGINALLGLEVTVISSNYVAMQLITTLSLVIHLIVCYREEYALYPDASQKELLGIVFERMSIPSIFVILTSIAGFGSLMTCGILPIIDLGTMMNIGVTISLIVTYTLFPAMMMLFKKEPPVLVFDKAFTLNETFAKIVEHHSRIIVTVAIALGLFSILGASRLVVENSFINYFKKSTEIYKGMKKIDNNLGGTTPLEIVVKFPKAPAQKENNEDAASAIDGFEEEFNAMNNEAQYWFTAQKMQTILKVHDYLLSLPEIGNVSSLGTLAKVGRIVKNGNDFDNFELALLYNELPERYKKILLSPYINIEHDEARFVVRVVDSNPELRRSELLESIQKGLQSEVGLDPQNYHLVGMMVLYNNMLQSLFSSQISTLGLAVLSLGAMFLFLFRSLKIALLAMTVNMVPVSVIFGIMGFANIPLDMMSITIASIALGITVDNTIHYYYRFREELQIDGDYIASMHRAHGTIAFGMFYYSLATIVGFLVMVTSNFIPTLIFGLLTVIVLITAIVSDLLFSPFLVVFFKPFGKGVTHKK
- a CDS encoding IS982 family transposase, with amino-acid sequence MDRDIIAVYCLIDEYLKVSGIKDDVRAKISNAEVLLIGYMAVNDFNGNYFKAHQYVKMMHLVKEIDYTRFLRRLVKINDVLSTLFLFLGSLFQRLNGAKIYSVDSFPVELCQITRQSRVRLWSDPSLKGYNASKGRFFYGLKVHMVVTADKEPVMVHISEGSIHDVTAGYQFMHYLPQKSITIGDKGYVSSKLEAFLKQFEIVLSPIGRNNMQQENKEEYFTKRRIRKGVETAFSMITAKFGKVIKATTIGGFLTKLRLFITAYAINCFLKLSDDKKALLFN
- a CDS encoding lipid A deacylase LpxR family protein, translating into MGLVKKSFLFLITSWVYADTASLVLENDAMVGQDHHYTNGMYFTWMSEHDTTFPDLLPFIDLEHKNVAFSISHAIFTPENKDIRTRDLNDSPYAGYVALNMLAYKSSANFFHEVGVNIGMVGPFAQADTLQKSFHSVFGFDKPEGWDNQLDDEFTYGASYNIGYKTDPISIQDLSLDLTTHIKADLGNFYTGTLVGTSLRLSSIPMRSFITTGNFIGAHESSLLNYEPTKSFNWALSLGVFYNKFNTYYIIDEAIDEGYNLDKLDYMIGEKLALDLFYDALKVSFYLKSTQTAS